A DNA window from Ranitomeya imitator isolate aRanImi1 chromosome 2, aRanImi1.pri, whole genome shotgun sequence contains the following coding sequences:
- the LOC138666819 gene encoding periaxin-like, whose product MPDVKLPDVKLPDVKLPDVKLPDVKLPDVMLPDVTLSDVMADVTLSDVTLPERTLPELTVPELTVPELTLPELTVPELTLPELTVPELTVPELTLPELTVPELTVPELTLPELTVPELTLPELTLPELTVPELTLPELTVPELTVPELTLPELTVPELTLPELTVPELTLPELTLPELTLPELTVPELTLPELTVPELTLPELTVPELRVPELTVPELTLPELTVPELTVPELTLPELTVPELTLPELTVPELTLPELMVPELTLPELTLPEPTVTLPADGDVAC is encoded by the coding sequence atgccagatgttaagttgccagatgttaagttgccagatgttaagttgccagatgttaagttgccagatgttaagttgccagATGTGATGTTGCCAGATGTGACGTTGTCAGATGTGATGGCAGATGTGACGTTGTCAGATGTGACATTGCCAGAGCGGACATTGCCAGAGCTGACGGTGCCAGAGCTGACGGTGCCAGAGTTGACGTTGCCAGAGCTGACGGTGCCAGAGCTGACGTTGCCAGAGCTGACGGTGCCAGAGCTGACGGTGCCAGAGCTGACGTTGCCAGAGCTGACGGTGCCAGAGCTGACGGTGCCAGAGCTGACGTTGCCAGAGCTGACGGTGCCAGAGCTGACGTTGCCAGAGCTGACGTTGCCAGAGCTGACGGTGCCAGAGCTGACGTTGCCAGAGCTGACGGTGCCAGAGCTGACGGTGCCAGAGCTGACGTTGCCAGAGCTGACGGTGCCAGAGCTGACGTTGCCAGAGCTGACGGTGCCAGAGCTGACGTTGCCAGAGCTGACGTTGCCAGAGCTGACGTTGCCAGAGCTGACGGTGCCAGAGCTGACGTTGCCAGAGCTGACGGTGCCAGAGCTGACGTTGCCAGAGCTGACGGTGCCAGAGCTGAGGGTGCCAGAGCTGACGGTGCCAGAGCTGACGTTGCCAGAGCTGACGGTGCCAGAGCTGACGGTGCCAGAGCTGACGTTGCCAGAGCTGACGGTGCCAGAGCTGACGTTGCCCGAGCTGACGGTGCCAGAGCTGACGTTGCCAGAGCTGATGGTGCCAGAGCTGACGTTGCCCGAGCTGACATTGCCAGAACCGACGGTGACGTT